One genomic region from Oceaniferula flava encodes:
- a CDS encoding PEP-CTERM sorting domain-containing protein (PEP-CTERM proteins occur, often in large numbers, in the proteomes of bacteria that also encode an exosortase, a predicted intramembrane cysteine proteinase. The presence of a PEP-CTERM domain at a protein's C-terminus predicts cleavage within the sorting domain, followed by covalent anchoring to some some component of the (usually Gram-negative) cell surface. Many PEP-CTERM proteins exhibit an unusual sequence composition that includes large numbers of potential glycosylation sites. Expression of one such protein has been shown restore the ability of a bacterium to form floc, a type of biofilm.), translating into MKNTFRLMTLISIVSMTAGTASAITLAEAGTFIDANTGNTVDLSTGEAVTDHGWSISNTTIDASTGFNHSLIPEIAVTTITNLIPNQSYNVGAIYTNLYYFNTNFSAGLTPTALTQAPVTNPTDTGSVFTDLDITSGVTAYYLSLGEATANSAGELQVFADDGTGNNQSSYYFSYAGVTLQAVPEPSSLALLGLAGGLGLLRRRR; encoded by the coding sequence ATGAAAAACACGTTCAGATTGATGACCCTCATATCCATTGTCTCGATGACAGCAGGAACTGCATCGGCCATTACACTTGCTGAAGCTGGAACATTCATCGATGCCAATACTGGTAATACCGTTGATTTATCGACTGGCGAAGCTGTAACCGACCATGGGTGGTCCATCTCAAACACAACCATTGACGCCTCAACTGGATTCAACCACAGCCTTATTCCTGAAATCGCTGTCACCACGATTACAAACTTGATTCCGAATCAATCTTATAATGTCGGAGCCATTTACACGAATCTATACTATTTCAACACCAACTTTTCCGCCGGCTTGACCCCAACGGCACTCACTCAGGCTCCAGTAACGAACCCTACTGATACTGGCAGCGTCTTTACCGATCTAGACATCACCTCAGGCGTTACAGCCTACTACTTAAGCCTCGGCGAAGCGACAGCCAACTCTGCAGGTGAACTTCAGGTATTCGCGGACGATGGGACAGGAAATAATCAATCCAGTTACTACTTCAGCTACGCAGGAGTTACCCTACAAGCAGTTCCAGAGCCCAGCTCATTGGCGCTACTCGGATTGGCCGGCGGTCTTGGTTTGCTTCGCCGGCGTCGTTAA